The proteins below come from a single Pradoshia eiseniae genomic window:
- the proC gene encoding pyrroline-5-carboxylate reductase → MDKKIAFLGAGSMAEALISGLVARIGSRPANIWVNNRSNDSQLERLQKEYGVIPSRDMPSMLKGAEVVIIAVKPKDVLAALTQAKEHLNKDMLLISVAAGISTASLKSIIDLDIPIIRAMPNTSAAVGKSATALSGNEFVKDKDKQLAKEIFGTVGMAVYTDENQMDAVTGLSGSGPAYIYYLIEAMQLSAEQIGLKPEDAQKLIIQTLIGAAEMVHTSDKTPLTLRMEVTSPGGTTEAGIRVLEEKGVRDALIECIQTATNRSSEMGIELSQKISKGILSN, encoded by the coding sequence ATGGATAAGAAAATAGCTTTCTTGGGAGCCGGGTCCATGGCAGAGGCCCTCATTTCAGGTCTGGTCGCTCGCATTGGGAGCCGCCCGGCTAATATTTGGGTCAATAACCGCTCTAATGACAGCCAGCTTGAAAGGCTGCAAAAAGAATACGGCGTTATTCCTTCTCGGGATATGCCATCAATGTTAAAAGGGGCAGAGGTGGTCATAATCGCCGTTAAGCCGAAGGATGTGCTGGCTGCGCTTACACAGGCAAAGGAGCATTTAAACAAGGATATGCTATTGATTTCTGTTGCAGCGGGCATATCCACGGCCAGCCTCAAGTCCATCATTGACCTAGATATCCCTATTATCCGAGCGATGCCAAACACATCTGCTGCGGTCGGAAAATCAGCTACAGCACTCTCCGGCAATGAATTTGTAAAAGATAAGGACAAGCAGCTTGCCAAGGAAATCTTCGGCACGGTAGGGATGGCTGTATATACGGATGAGAATCAGATGGATGCTGTCACCGGCCTGTCCGGAAGCGGCCCAGCCTATATCTATTATTTGATTGAAGCGATGCAGCTATCCGCCGAGCAGATTGGTCTAAAGCCGGAGGATGCCCAAAAGCTCATCATCCAAACCTTGATAGGGGCAGCTGAAATGGTTCACACATCAGATAAAACGCCGCTAACACTAAGAATGGAAGTGACTAGCCCAGGCGGCACGACAGAAGCTGGCATTCGTGTTCTTGAGGAAAAGGGCGTAAGGGACGCATTGATTGAATGCATCCAGACAGCTACGAATCGCTCCAGCGAGATGGGTATAGAGCTTTCACAGAAGATTAGCAAAGGAATTCTGTCCAACTAG
- a CDS encoding GNAT family N-acetyltransferase, protein MEIKLDDLSGSEMAALIMEHLAGMSLTSPPESVHALGLEELKKADVTVWSAWENGNLLGCGALKELDETHGEIKSMRTSAAHMRKGVARQLLKHIIDEARMRRYARLSLETGSMEAFYPAQKLYESFGFRYCLPFADYLEDPNSVFMTMELGAKEEE, encoded by the coding sequence ATGGAAATAAAATTAGATGATTTATCTGGCAGTGAGATGGCTGCATTGATAATGGAGCATCTTGCGGGAATGTCTCTTACATCTCCTCCTGAGAGCGTTCATGCCTTGGGCCTTGAGGAATTAAAGAAAGCGGATGTGACGGTCTGGAGCGCCTGGGAAAACGGGAATCTATTGGGGTGTGGGGCGCTAAAGGAGCTTGATGAGACACATGGGGAAATTAAATCGATGCGAACGTCTGCGGCGCATATGCGCAAAGGGGTGGCGCGGCAATTACTCAAGCATATCATTGATGAAGCACGCATGCGACGGTACGCCAGGCTTTCTTTAGAAACGGGATCGATGGAGGCTTTTTATCCTGCGCAAAAGCTGTATGAAAGCTTTGGGTTTCGTTATTGCCTGCCATTTGCAGATTACTTGGAGGACCCGAACAGTGTGTTTATGACGATGGAATTGGGAGCTAAGG
- a CDS encoding DUF5694 domain-containing protein, whose translation MGKAKVMILGTFHLRYTPDLYRKEIGGINSIERQQEIRRVIDHVKEFRPTKMAFEVVKSENTRLNTEYERYLKGELKPVVDEVHQFGFPIAAESGHKMVYAVDWMEAVGNRSIGEVYEWAKANQPKLLSFIEETYQKPNNASMEKIDNIYELMQYLNDERVIRLSHESYMALARIGNGENYVGIDWLRWWYQRNLIIYKNLVELIAPDERVVLLIGGSHIHLISQFLKESNLVEVVPASMYLT comes from the coding sequence ATGGGGAAAGCAAAGGTTATGATTCTAGGTACATTTCATTTGCGTTATACACCCGATTTGTACCGAAAAGAGATTGGGGGAATTAACAGCATAGAGAGACAGCAGGAAATCAGGCGGGTCATTGATCATGTGAAGGAGTTTAGGCCGACCAAAATGGCGTTTGAGGTTGTAAAAAGTGAGAACACTCGGCTGAATACGGAATACGAGCGCTATTTAAAGGGAGAGCTTAAGCCCGTAGTCGATGAAGTGCATCAATTTGGCTTCCCAATAGCGGCTGAATCTGGCCATAAGATGGTCTATGCGGTTGACTGGATGGAAGCGGTCGGGAATAGAAGTATAGGTGAGGTTTATGAATGGGCAAAGGCCAATCAGCCTAAGCTGCTTTCTTTCATTGAAGAGACCTATCAAAAACCCAATAACGCCTCCATGGAGAAGATCGATAATATTTATGAGCTTATGCAATATCTCAATGATGAGCGGGTCATCCGTTTAAGTCATGAATCTTACATGGCATTGGCCCGTATTGGAAATGGAGAGAACTATGTTGGGATTGATTGGCTGAGATGGTGGTATCAGCGCAATTTGATTATTTACAAGAATCTTGTTGAGCTGATTGCGCCAGATGAGCGGGTTGTGCTGCTCATAGGAGGTTCGCATATTCATTTGATTTCACAGTTTCTTAAAGAAAGCAATCTTGTTGAGGTCGTTCCGGCAAGTATGTATTTAACATAA
- a CDS encoding DUF4097 family beta strand repeat-containing protein, producing MFRRMFIAGVVLLAIGGIGALLTGKSYFFAAEREQSTTNFADAIIEEINVKGETGSVSIKSTTGDAVIVESKGPKKGEQIQTELDGQTLTVSTPKRGMIDFGINFNEKGTDIIIYLPEKSYKKITANNDIGSIKITGIQAERIQCESEVGDITIKDSTGELNLKNEVGDIKIEVQAIKHSITASNEIGNIKISVSEKPEDHFISAYSEIGSIRTFGKKTSSYLSGNGSIPVDLKTEIGDIDLDS from the coding sequence ATGTTTAGAAGAATGTTTATTGCTGGGGTCGTCTTACTAGCCATTGGCGGGATTGGCGCTTTACTGACAGGAAAGTCATACTTCTTCGCCGCGGAGCGGGAACAGAGCACCACAAACTTTGCTGACGCTATCATCGAAGAAATTAACGTTAAGGGTGAAACAGGCTCTGTCTCGATTAAAAGTACGACAGGGGATGCCGTCATTGTTGAATCCAAAGGACCGAAAAAAGGCGAGCAGATTCAAACAGAGCTGGATGGACAGACACTCACCGTATCCACTCCTAAAAGGGGAATGATTGATTTTGGCATTAATTTCAACGAAAAGGGAACCGACATCATTATTTATCTCCCAGAAAAGTCCTATAAGAAAATCACGGCCAATAATGATATAGGTTCAATTAAAATTACGGGCATCCAAGCGGAAAGAATTCAATGTGAATCAGAAGTAGGAGATATCACCATCAAGGATTCAACAGGTGAGCTTAACTTAAAAAATGAGGTCGGGGATATCAAAATTGAAGTCCAAGCAATCAAACATTCCATCACCGCCAGTAATGAAATTGGCAATATCAAGATTTCTGTCAGCGAAAAACCTGAAGATCATTTTATTAGCGCTTATTCAGAAATAGGGAGCATTCGAACCTTCGGAAAGAAAACAAGCAGCTATTTGAGCGGAAATGGCAGCATTCCTGTTGACCTGAAAACAGAGATTGGTGATATTGACCTAGACAGCTAA
- a CDS encoding HAAS signaling domain-containing protein, with protein sequence MKKEEFINQLAAQLRGLPSDERDEILADYEEYFEIGLLEGKTEQEISAGLGSPRTIAKELALNSSIAKVEHKPSISNVFNVIGLTIGLSFLNFLLIVGPIAVIVSILFAGWLASITMIAAPILQLAEIMLDYAYFSLFELFISIGACGTGLLLFIGMYHLSKFSTRLIIRYCKWNMTIVKGRESNV encoded by the coding sequence TTGAAGAAAGAAGAATTTATTAACCAGCTTGCCGCACAGCTCCGCGGACTTCCGTCAGATGAGCGTGATGAGATTCTCGCAGATTACGAGGAGTATTTCGAAATAGGCCTGCTGGAAGGAAAGACAGAACAAGAAATATCTGCAGGGCTAGGTTCTCCAAGGACAATTGCAAAAGAATTGGCGCTTAATAGCTCTATCGCAAAAGTCGAGCACAAACCATCCATATCCAATGTTTTTAACGTAATTGGGCTGACGATTGGGTTAAGCTTCTTAAATTTCCTCCTGATCGTTGGACCTATAGCGGTTATCGTCTCCATCCTGTTTGCCGGATGGCTCGCAAGTATTACCATGATTGCAGCTCCCATTCTCCAATTAGCCGAAATTATGCTTGATTATGCTTATTTCTCCCTCTTTGAACTATTCATCTCCATTGGCGCTTGCGGGACTGGCCTTCTCCTATTTATCGGGATGTATCATCTATCAAAATTCTCCACTAGACTAATCATTCGTTATTGTAAATGGAATATGACTATCGTGAAGGGAAGGGAATCAAATGTTTAG
- a CDS encoding YjcZ family sporulation protein, with translation MGHDKGQGSYGGHGVGSFAFIVVLFILLIIVGASFVY, from the coding sequence ATGGGTCACGATAAAGGACAAGGGTCTTACGGAGGACATGGTGTTGGAAGCTTTGCTTTCATTGTCGTTCTGTTCATTTTGCTCATAATTGTTGGCGCTTCTTTCGTTTACTAA
- a CDS encoding PadR family transcriptional regulator: MNVQFKKGVLELCVLVLVNKRDRYGYELVQEISDKFEISEGAVYPLLRRLTKDEFFTTYLKKSTEGPSRKYYHITQSGRTYMEQLIEEWRMFSLGVNQIIKEGEEN, translated from the coding sequence GTGAATGTCCAGTTTAAGAAAGGTGTGCTTGAGCTATGTGTCCTTGTTCTCGTGAATAAGCGGGATCGATACGGCTATGAGCTCGTGCAGGAGATATCCGATAAATTCGAAATTTCCGAAGGAGCCGTGTACCCTCTTTTGCGGCGCCTAACGAAAGACGAATTCTTCACGACTTATCTCAAAAAATCGACAGAAGGACCTTCACGAAAGTATTACCACATAACACAAAGCGGCCGTACTTATATGGAACAGTTAATTGAGGAGTGGCGTATGTTTTCGCTTGGTGTTAATCAAATCATTAAAGAAGGTGAAGAGAATTGA
- a CDS encoding MBL fold metallo-hydrolase: MTQTKAAEKIILPTPFAVGDVNVFLIEGEKLTLIDAGVKTKEAKNALESQLNERGYTISDIDQVILTHHHSDHCGLVDLFEGKELLGHEDGQRYLVRNDEFMDWQREYFTGMSRKMGVPKEYMKYANNVESMYTYSGSKPLTGFLKEGDKIPGHEDWSVMETFGHSQGHLSFYHEETGSLIGGDLLLGRISPNPILEPPKKKGDSRFKPQLQLNESLKRIEKEKLNIVYPGHGDNITAVRSLIEKRLRMQHERAMHVKELIGDGQSTILELAVQLFPKAIKRDPALALFETLGQLDYLESIQKVEKQDAEGVLYYRVTTHE, translated from the coding sequence ATGACACAGACAAAAGCAGCTGAAAAAATCATCCTGCCAACGCCTTTTGCGGTTGGCGATGTCAATGTATTTCTGATTGAGGGCGAGAAGTTAACATTGATTGATGCAGGCGTAAAAACAAAAGAAGCAAAAAATGCCCTTGAAAGTCAGCTGAATGAGCGCGGCTATACTATCTCAGATATCGACCAGGTCATCTTGACCCATCATCATTCTGACCATTGCGGGTTAGTGGATCTTTTTGAAGGAAAGGAATTGCTTGGCCATGAAGATGGTCAGCGCTATTTAGTACGGAATGATGAATTTATGGATTGGCAGCGAGAGTATTTTACTGGTATGTCGAGGAAGATGGGGGTACCAAAGGAATACATGAAATACGCCAATAATGTGGAATCGATGTATACCTACTCTGGCTCCAAGCCATTGACGGGGTTTCTTAAGGAGGGAGATAAGATTCCCGGCCATGAGGACTGGTCTGTAATGGAAACGTTCGGCCATTCACAGGGCCATCTTTCCTTTTACCATGAGGAGACCGGAAGCCTGATTGGCGGAGATTTGCTGCTGGGCCGAATATCCCCTAACCCTATCTTAGAGCCGCCTAAGAAAAAAGGTGATTCGAGATTTAAGCCGCAGCTTCAGCTAAATGAAAGCTTAAAGCGAATAGAGAAAGAAAAGCTGAATATCGTCTATCCCGGGCATGGCGATAACATCACAGCAGTCCGCAGCTTAATCGAAAAGAGGCTGAGGATGCAGCATGAGAGAGCCATGCATGTCAAGGAGCTCATCGGTGACGGACAAAGTACAATCTTGGAGCTGGCAGTGCAATTATTCCCTAAAGCAATTAAAAGGGATCCGGCCCTTGCCTTGTTTGAAACATTGGGGCAGCTGGATTATCTTGAATCCATCCAGAAAGTGGAGAAGCAGGATGCAGAGGGTGTGTTATATTATAGAGTAACAACCCATGAATAA
- a CDS encoding zinc ribbon domain-containing protein has product MSDKGCIKCGSRDAGKKEVAMTGTGLSKFLDVQHNTFIVVYCKDCGYSEFYNKQSSKASNIFDLFFG; this is encoded by the coding sequence ATGAGTGATAAGGGCTGTATTAAATGCGGGAGCAGGGATGCAGGGAAAAAGGAAGTGGCCATGACAGGAACCGGTTTGTCGAAATTCCTGGATGTCCAGCATAATACCTTCATTGTCGTTTATTGCAAGGACTGCGGCTACTCCGAATTTTATAATAAGCAATCATCCAAAGCATCGAATATTTTCGATTTGTTCTTTGGGTAA
- the namA gene encoding NADPH dehydrogenase NamA translates to MKHKQPLLFEPYTIKDITFKNRIVMAPMCMYSSHNQDGKVENWHLTHYTSRAVGQVGLIVVEATSVTPQGRISAQDLGIWEDSQIEGLHTLTSMMKEYGTVPGIQLAHAGRKAGIDGEIIAPASTPFKEGDKEPKAMTKEEIEETIEAFRQGAIRAKKAGFEVIEIHAAHGYLINEFLSPAVNTRTDEYGGSKENQYRFLHEIISAIKTVWDGPLFVRISASDYSENGYTAEDYVQYAQWMKEDGIDLVDISSGGVLPVSVPSYPGYQVPFSETIKHGADIATGAVGLITTGIQAEEILQNNRADLIFLGRELLRDPYWPKNAAKELRYEIKPPVQYRFGW, encoded by the coding sequence ATGAAACATAAGCAACCATTATTATTTGAACCATACACGATTAAAGACATCACCTTCAAAAACCGGATTGTGATGGCACCTATGTGCATGTATTCTAGCCATAATCAGGACGGGAAAGTCGAAAACTGGCATCTCACTCATTACACAAGCCGAGCGGTCGGTCAAGTAGGCTTAATTGTCGTGGAAGCGACCTCTGTTACCCCGCAAGGCCGAATCAGCGCCCAGGATTTAGGCATCTGGGAAGACAGCCAAATTGAAGGGCTACATACATTAACTTCGATGATGAAGGAATATGGCACAGTTCCGGGCATTCAGCTTGCACATGCCGGAAGAAAAGCCGGTATCGACGGCGAAATCATCGCACCCGCCTCCACTCCATTTAAAGAGGGAGACAAGGAACCGAAAGCCATGACAAAAGAAGAGATTGAAGAAACGATTGAAGCCTTCAGGCAGGGAGCAATCCGCGCCAAGAAAGCAGGCTTTGAGGTCATTGAAATCCATGCGGCACATGGCTATTTAATCAATGAATTCCTTAGCCCCGCTGTCAACACACGCACAGATGAATATGGCGGCTCAAAGGAAAATCAATATCGTTTTCTTCATGAGATTATTTCGGCAATCAAAACTGTCTGGGACGGTCCATTATTCGTCCGCATCTCTGCAAGCGATTATAGCGAAAACGGCTACACAGCAGAAGATTATGTCCAGTATGCACAATGGATGAAGGAGGATGGCATCGACTTGGTTGATATCAGCTCAGGCGGCGTTCTGCCTGTTTCCGTTCCAAGCTATCCTGGCTACCAGGTTCCTTTCTCTGAAACGATTAAGCACGGGGCTGATATTGCAACTGGTGCAGTCGGCTTAATTACGACTGGTATACAGGCTGAGGAAATCCTTCAAAACAACCGGGCAGACCTCATCTTTCTGGGACGTGAGCTTCTGCGTGATCCTTATTGGCCAAAGAATGCTGCCAAAGAGCTTCGCTATGAAATCAAGCCGCCTGTCCAATACCGATTCGGATGGTAA
- a CDS encoding DMT family transporter: MNNTLIGSLYLTIASSIWGGMYVVVKHTVSVIPPLELVWMRYAIALITLIIIGLASKQNWRVNRHHLLLIVAISIIGYVISIITQETGTMLSTAQMGAIITSTTPAFMVLFASMILKERLTLKKSLSVILATIGVLTIVGIDDINLSSTLGGLSLLIAALTWAFMSVLIKRLPTDYSQIVITAYAVFIAVVVLTPFVIQRYPQVPLNELAQPDILGGLLYLGVISTSLAFLLWNRGLQMLNASSGGTFFFFQPVVGAFLGWAILGESLSITFWIGSILILVGVLIAVKEPQHKVSSPIMEQ, encoded by the coding sequence ATGAACAATACATTGATTGGTTCACTCTATTTAACTATAGCTTCAAGCATATGGGGAGGCATGTATGTCGTCGTCAAACATACCGTTTCTGTCATTCCGCCATTGGAGCTCGTATGGATGCGCTATGCCATCGCACTCATCACACTGATTATCATTGGATTAGCAAGTAAACAGAATTGGCGTGTGAACAGGCATCATCTTCTTCTGATTGTCGCCATCTCCATCATCGGATATGTCATCTCCATTATCACCCAAGAAACCGGGACCATGCTCTCAACCGCGCAAATGGGCGCAATCATTACTTCTACGACACCTGCTTTCATGGTTTTATTCGCCAGCATGATTTTGAAAGAGCGACTTACCCTCAAAAAGTCACTATCAGTCATTTTAGCTACAATTGGTGTGTTAACGATTGTCGGCATTGATGATATCAATCTATCTAGCACACTTGGCGGATTATCACTCCTTATCGCTGCCTTAACATGGGCATTCATGTCAGTATTGATCAAGCGGCTCCCGACGGATTATTCACAGATTGTCATAACAGCCTATGCCGTTTTCATAGCAGTTGTTGTTTTGACGCCCTTTGTCATACAGCGCTATCCGCAAGTGCCGCTAAATGAATTGGCCCAGCCAGATATTTTGGGGGGATTGCTATACTTGGGCGTCATCTCTACCTCACTTGCCTTTCTTCTATGGAATCGGGGTCTGCAAATGCTTAATGCCTCAAGCGGCGGGACTTTCTTCTTCTTTCAGCCGGTGGTTGGAGCATTTTTAGGCTGGGCCATTTTAGGAGAAAGTCTGAGCATCACATTTTGGATCGGTTCTATTTTAATCTTGGTGGGGGTTTTAATAGCCGTGAAGGAGCCTCAGCATAAAGTGAGCAGCCCTATAATGGAGCAATGA
- a CDS encoding SDR family NAD(P)-dependent oxidoreductase: MNERIKGKTVAITGASGGLGMEIARQAAKSGANLILMARSFDKLEKLRDELIANYSIKASIYGLDVSKRGDIEDTFSKIEHEVGQIDVFVNNAGFGVFDSVLEMDLDEAEGMIETNVLGLITCTKLVLPGMVSRRSGHIINIASQAGKMATPKSSVYSATKHAVLGFTNSLRMEMHGKGVYVTSVNPGPIRTNFFNIADKEGTYIKNIDRLMIDPVKLAGRIVDAMMTGKREINAPGWMNAGSKIYGLFPRTFETLGRSQFNKK, translated from the coding sequence ATGAACGAGCGGATTAAAGGCAAAACAGTTGCCATCACCGGAGCTTCAGGCGGTTTAGGGATGGAAATTGCACGACAAGCGGCTAAGAGCGGGGCAAACCTGATCTTGATGGCAAGAAGCTTTGATAAGCTTGAGAAGCTCAGGGATGAATTAATCGCTAATTACTCGATAAAGGCATCTATATATGGACTTGATGTCTCAAAACGGGGTGACATTGAGGATACATTTAGTAAAATTGAGCATGAAGTCGGGCAGATTGATGTATTCGTCAACAATGCCGGCTTCGGTGTATTTGATTCGGTCCTTGAAATGGACTTAGATGAGGCGGAGGGCATGATAGAGACGAATGTGCTGGGCTTGATTACATGCACGAAGCTTGTTCTCCCTGGGATGGTCAGCCGGCGCTCTGGTCATATCATCAACATCGCCTCACAGGCAGGCAAGATGGCTACACCGAAATCAAGCGTCTATTCCGCGACGAAGCATGCCGTATTAGGATTCACGAACTCGCTTCGCATGGAAATGCACGGCAAGGGTGTTTACGTGACCTCTGTTAATCCAGGACCGATTCGTACTAATTTCTTCAATATTGCAGACAAGGAAGGTACCTACATAAAGAATATTGACCGGCTGATGATTGATCCAGTGAAGCTTGCCGGACGAATCGTGGATGCGATGATGACAGGAAAGCGGGAGATAAATGCCCCAGGCTGGATGAACGCAGGAAGCAAAATTTACGGGCTGTTCCCTAGGACATTTGAGACGCTTGGAAGAAGCCAATTTAATAAGAAATAA